In Mangifera indica cultivar Alphonso unplaced genomic scaffold, CATAS_Mindica_2.1 Un_0090, whole genome shotgun sequence, the genomic stretch CTAAGTCCCTTCATTCTCGATACTATGATGCATTAACACCTACTTCAATCACAATAGTTGTGAATTCTTGTAACACGTAAGTTTGCCTGGTTCAACGGCAGGTTAACACAATCCTTAATGAGACTTACCCAGATCGAGTTGGGCATCAAGTCTCAGTCAGACTACTAGAACCAGCTGGtccaaaccaaaattttaaatcgTGCATATGACCATCCAATGCAAGTGTATCCCTTCCATAACACATGTAAGACAAACTGTTGGTACTTGAGGTTGCTGTTGTTAGACCCGATGAATCCGCAACTTGGctcaaatatattatcaatggGTCCCTTTCCACCTTCACTATCAATGAGTCCAAACTGAGAATGGTTCATGCAAACAACATAAGAAAAATGACACCTCTGGAGCAATATAAGTTAATTATTCGATTTACCTAACAAACATGAACCACCTTAAAACCTGTACAATTAAAACCTCAGACACTATACTGAAAACATGACCCCTTTTAACATGTAAAAGACAGTTACAGAAACTAGCATACCGACTATAGGCGCAAAAGTGCACCCATGACTCCTACGACTGAAGTCAGCTATTTCTGACCTGAAATATACACCAAGTCTGATGCATATTTTAACCAACCCTATATTGCCATACATCTGCCATTTCTCCTGATGTTAGAAAACTCAAGAATCATTCTCCGAACATTTGTTTGCCAACTCTTCTCTATCTTATATACAGGAAAccagaaaaaaaacataattttccaTCCAGGTCAAAATATCTCCACCTCTTTCTGAACCAACCATTATACAACTTACATGATCACCTGCAGAGCTTCAACTACTAATTTCTTCTAGTTGGCAGATTCAATATCATTGCCATCCAAAAGCATCTTGGCCTCATCACCAACatcttgtttgtttttcttgtcattgacatcctcatcctcatcatctccatctccatctccaCCTTTGTCAATTTCATTGCCGACATGGACATGAGGCTGCTTTCTCATATCAACTTTGTTCACATTTTTGAGGTCATGAATCATGACTGAGCCTGCTATTTCTGCTTCAACTTCTTCAACAGCTTCAAGTTGGGAAGTTGTGATGACTTTTTGCTCCAGCAATGCATTGCTACCACAATGCTGAGCTTCTGCAATAGTAGAGCACATTAAGAGCTTTGcatttgaatttgtatttgcCGAGAGATGAGAGAGTATATCTGGATTTGCCATTATATCAACCCATTTGTCACCAACCCAATCCTTGGAAGTCCTAACATCTTTTGTCTGGATAGTCAGGAACTTGTCTTCacctaaaatcacaaaaaatgCACATTGTTCACCATGATGCCTACCGAGCAACGGACAAAGAAAAGAACTAGAAAGTACCACGGAACATACCAGGTAGGTAAACTTGCAAGAAATCATTTCCAGAAATGTTGACACCTACTACAAGACCTTCCCACCATCCGTCACTCCACCATGCATCAACTGGTGCTCCAACATCAAATTTAAAGCCTGCAGAATCTGCTGGAGGACAGGGTCGGATCGTCAGGCGGCCTGGACATCTCATGCCCAATTTATCAGGAGGTGCAACTCTATGTGCAGGTACCAATTCCTATacagtaattaaatattttcttggtTAAGTCTTGCTATAAACAGACAGAGACTGCTAAATTGGTGGTACAAAGGGCCACCTCTTCAGCTAAAAATCAccagtattattatataaataaactgtGTACCAGATCAAAGATCAACCACAAACAAACTTTCAGTACAATcttgataaaatttcaaattcaataccTCCAGATTTCCAGGACCTTCGGCATCCTCCACATCATCATATCTAACTTTAAAATGCTTCTGAGATGTTTGCAGAACTTGACACCTAAACCAGCAGCCTCGAATGCCACTGTCTTGACAGAGCAATTCTACTTTTTCATTCACCTTAAATGAAACATGACATTTAGGCTGTGGTAAAACCACCTTTATGCCCAATGTTTTTCTTGACAACCTGAACTTTAATTTTGGATATATCTGTTCCCCATTCAAAATTTGGCCAGTTGGAAATGTATTTTTCACACCAAAATCACCTTCAAGTCCCTCTCCCCTGCTACTTCTACTTCTTTTAGTACTCATTCTCACAAGATTCTCATCTTCCTTATTCCTTTTACGGTACTTGATGTTGTGCTTGGGCAAAGGAGGGGATAAACCAGAGAGGATTGCTTGATTAGAGTAGCCACGCAATTTAGTGAGAGTGAAGGGTTTAACCTTATTGTTTTTTATCTGCCTGAAGCACATATGGATACTTGAGGTTGAAGTATGAGGAACAGCAGTCACACATTTCTCGTAGTGCATAGGAGTCAAGACTGTTGCCAGACCATCAACACTCTCTGCACCGATCACTTGAACATGAGCTGTGATGAAAACTTCTCTAGGATGTGGATGCAAATTGGGAAGTACCCTTTCAATTTCCTGATGGTGGTGAAACCATCGCACTTTCACCTTCTTCTGCCCCTTCTTATCTTCATACATATCTTCCAAGTATGCAAGGTAGTGACTTGTATCTTCAGCCGTGACAAAAACAAAGGAATGAACCTAGATGCCAGGGGCACAAAGACAAAGTGAAGCAATGTTACTATCGGAAGCAAATGAGAACAATTTGTTACTGCATgagtaaataattaattaagaagttGCCTCTTACAGCTATTGCAGTTCCATTCCTGCAAAAAGATGGGTAGTGCTTG encodes the following:
- the LOC123207637 gene encoding uncharacterized protein LOC123207637, giving the protein MSKDTHGFVAWEEHIICHERGNRIVHFYLKDTFGDLVLAVVGTERSIRHMMYVVSDEFLNAYGSERFINVSTKWRARREVVDWLSSLVAKCQPPVDFPNSQVNGPRQDFGSRDLLMTGLITHQTHLPDSTVPRKLRVQHSNIQWSGVAWLCTKQLKHYPSFCRNGTAIAVHSFVFVTAEDTSHYLAYLEDMYEDKKGQKKVKVRWFHHHQEIERVLPNLHPHPREVFITAHVQVIGAESVDGLATVLTPMHYEKCVTAVPHTSTSSIHMCFRQIKNNKVKPFTLTKLRGYSNQAILSGLSPPLPKHNIKYRKRNKEDENLVRMSTKRSRSSRGEGLEGDFGVKNTFPTGQILNGEQIYPKLKFRLSRKTLGIKVVLPQPKCHVSFKVNEKVELLCQDSGIRGCWFRCQVLQTSQKHFKVRYDDVEDAEGPGNLEELVPAHRVAPPDKLGMRCPGRLTIRPCPPADSAGFKFDVGAPVDAWWSDGWWEGLVVGVNISGNDFLQVYLPGEDKFLTIQTKDVRTSKDWVGDKWVDIMANPDILSHLSANTNSNAKLLMCSTIAEAQHCGSNALLEQKVITTSQLEAVEEVEAEIAGSVMIHDLKNVNKVDMRKQPHVHVGNEIDKGGDGDGDDEDEDVNDKKNKQDVGDEAKMLLDGNDIESAN